The following proteins are encoded in a genomic region of Zea mays cultivar B73 chromosome 9, Zm-B73-REFERENCE-NAM-5.0, whole genome shotgun sequence:
- the LOC103639582 gene encoding beta-galactosidase 5 — protein MRRWWPAALLGCAVAVSVLVAAVECAVTYDKKAVLIDGQRRILFSGSIHYPRSTPDMWEGLIQKAKDGGLDVIQTYVFWNGHEPTPGNYYFEERYDLVRFIKTVQKAGLFVHLRIGPYICGEWNFGGFPVWLKYVPGISFRTDNEPFKTAMQGFTEKIVGMMKSENLFASQGGPIILSQIENEYGPEGREFGAAGQAYINWAAKMAVGLGTGVPWVMCKEEDAPDPVINACNGFYCDAFSPNKPYKPTMWTEAWSGWFTEFGGTIRQRPVEDLAFAVARFVQKGGSFINYYMYHGGTNFGRTAGGPFITTSYDYDAPIDEYGLVREPKHSHLKELHRAVKLCEQALVSVDPAITTLGTMQEARVFQSPSGCAAFLANYNSNSYAKVVFNNEQYSLPPWSISILPDCKNVVFNSATVGVQTSQMQMWGDGASSMTWERYDEEVDSLAAAPLLTTTGLLEQLNVTRDSSDYLWYITSVDISSSENFLQGGGKPLSLSVQSAGHALHVFVNGQLQGSAYGTREDRRIKYNGNASLRAGTNKIALLSVACGLPNVGVHYETWNTGVGGPVVLHGLDEGSRDLTWQTWSYQVGLKGEQMNLNSIEGSSSVEWMQGSLIAQNQQPLAWYRAYFETPSGDEPLALDMGSMGKGQIWINGQSIGRYWTAYADGDCKECSYTGTFRAPKCQSGCGQPTQRWYHVPKSWLQPTRNLLVVFEELGGDSSKIALVKRSVSSVCADVSEDHPNIKNWQIESYGEREYHRAKVHLRCARGQSISAIKFASFGTPTGTCGDFQQGDCHSANSHTVLEKKCIGLQRCVVAISPESFGGDPCPSVTKRVAVQAVCSPVA, from the exons ATGAGGAGGTGGTGGCCGGCTGCCCTGCTGGGCTGCGCAGTGGCGGTGTCCGTTCTGGTGGCCGCCGTGGAATGCGCTGTGACTTACGACAAGAAGGCGGTGCTGATTGATGGGCAGAGGCGGATTCTCTTCTCCGGATCCATACACTACCCCAGGAGCACCCCTGAT ATGTGGGAAGGGCTGATTCAGAAAGCTAAAGACGGAGGCTTGGATGTCATTCAGACCTATGTCTTTTGGAACGGACATGAGCCTACGCCTGGAAAT TACTATTTCGAGGAGAGGTACGATTTAGTCAGGTTCATAAAGACGGTCCAGAAGGCTGGCCTGTTTGTACATCTCCGCATCGGTCCCTACATTTGTGGCGAGTGGAACTTCGG CGGCTTCCCAGTTTGGTTGAAGTATGTACCGGGCATCAGCTTCAGGACAGACAACGAACCTTTCAAG ACGGCCATGCAGGGTTTCACTGAGAAAATTGTGGGAATGATGAAGAGCGAAAACCTCTTTGCATCCCAAGGTGGCCCAATTATCCTCTCTCAG ATTGAGAATGAGTATGGGCCAGAAGGCAGGGAGTTTGGTGCCGCAGGTCAGGCATATATCAACTGGGCAGCAAAGATGGCAGTCGGATTGGGTACTGGTGTGCCGTGGGTGATGTGCAAGGAGGAGGATGCACCTGATCCAGTG ATCAATGCATGCAATGGTTTCTACTGTGATGCATTTTCTCCTAACAAACCTTACAAGCCCACAATGTGGACTGAAGCTTGGAGTGGCTG GTTCACGGAATTTGGTGGGACCATCCGCCAACGACCGGTTGAAGATCTTGCATTTGCTGTTGCTAGATTTGTACAAAAGGGTGGTTCTTTTATCAATTACTacatg TATCATGGAGGAACAAATTTTGGGCGCACTGCTGGGGGTCCCTTCATCACAACAAGCTATGATTATGATGCTCCAATTGATGAATATG GACTTGTTAGAGAACCAAAGCACAGTCATCTTAAAGAACTCCACAGAGCTGTTAAGTTATGCGAGCAGGCTTTGGTTTCTGTTGACCCAGCAATTACTACCCTTGGTACCATGCAAGAG GCCCGCGTCTTCCAATCTCCATCTGGTTGTGCAGCTTTCCTTGCAAACTACAATTCTAACTCCTATGCGAAAGTTGTGTTCAACAATGAGCAATACAGCCTACCACCTTGGTCGATTAGCATCCTTCCTGATTGCAAAAATGTTGTTTTTAACAGTGCCACA GTTGGTGTTCAGACATCTCAGATGCAAATGTGGGGAGATGGTGCCTCATCAATGACGTGGGAGAGGTATGATGAGGAGGTTGATTCTCTGGCAGCTGCTCCATTGCTCACCACAACTGGTTTGCTTGAGCAGCTTAATGTCACGAGAGACAGCAGTGATTATTTGTGGTACATCACCAG TGTTGACATAAGCTCATCTGAAAACTTTCTACAAGGTGGCGGCAAGCCTCTGTCTCTCAGTGTGCAGTCTGCTGGTCATGCCTTGCATGTCTTTGTCAATggacaacttcaag GTTCTGCTTATGGTACCAGGGAAGATCGAAGAATCAAATATAATGGCAATGCTAGCCTTCGAGCTGGTACTAACAAAATTGCACTGCTGAGTGTTGCCTGTGGATTGCCG AATGTTGGAGTGCATTATGAGACGTGGAACACTGGTGTTGGTGGTCCTGTTGTGCTTCATGGGCTGGATGAAGGTTCACGAGACCTTACTTGGCAGACTTGGTCCTATCAG GTTGGCCTGAAAGGCGAACAGATGAATCTGAACTCCATAGAAGGCTCAAGCTCAGTTGAATGGATGCAAGGGTCATTGATAGCTCAAAACCAGCAGCCATTGGCCTGGTATAGG GCTTACTTTGAGACTCCCAGCGGGGACGAGCCATTGGCTTTGGATATGGGTAGCATGGGCAAGGGCCAAATCTGGATAAATGGACAAAGCATTGGACGCTACTGGACAGCATATGCAGATGGGGACTGCAAAGAATGCAGTTACACGGGAACCTTCCGGGCACCCAAATGTCAATCAGGCTGTGGTCAGCCCACGCAACGATG GTATCATGTGCCAAAGTCCTGGCTGCAGCCCACCAGAAACCTGCTGGTAGTCTTCGAGGAACTTGGTGGGGATTCATCGAAGATCGCCCTAGTGAAGAGGTCAGTCTCAAGTGTCTGTGCTGATGTATCTGAGGATCACCCAAACATCAAGAACTGGCAGATCGAAAGCTACGGCGAGCGCGAGTACCACAGGGCCAAAGTGCACTTAAGATGTGCACGTGGGCAGTCCATTTCCGCAATCAAATTCGCAAGCTTTGGGACACCTACGGGAACCTGTGGAGATTTCCAGCAAGGAGATTGCCACTCAGCTAACTCTCACACAGTCCTAGAGAAG AAATGCATTGGGCTCCAAAGATGCGTCGTCGCCATCTCCCCCGAGAGCTTTGGAGGAGACCCCTGCCCGAGCGTGACGAAAAGGGTGGCGGTCCAGGCAGTATGTTCTCCCGTCGCGTAG